The Amycolatopsis methanolica 239 nucleotide sequence CTGGTCGGACCGGTACGAGTTCGCGGCCGAGTTCGACCACGCGCCGGCGATCAGCCCGGGCAACAACCAGGAGGTGCGCATCGCCGGCGTCCGCGTCGGCGAGATCACCGGGGCGTCGGTCACCGCCGACGGGCACGCCCGGGTGGCCATGGCGATCGACCCCGGTCACCCGATCTACGACAACGCCCAGCTCGTGCTCCGGCCGAAGAACCCGCTGAACGAGATGTACGTCGAAATCAACCCGGGCGGCCCGCCGGGGCGGCCGCTCGCCGCCGGTGGCACCATCCCCCGGTCGCAGACGCACCGGCCGATCCAGCCGGACGAGGTCTTCGGCAACCTCGACGCGCGCAGCCGCACCGCGCTCACCACGCTGCTGTCCGAATCGGACATCGCGCTGGCGAACGCGCCGCAGTCGCTGCCGGGCGGGCTCCGTGCCACTGACGACACGCTGGTGAAGCTCCGGCCCGTGGTGGAGTCCCTGCGCACGCGCCAGGACACCATCCGTCAGCTGGTGACCGCGTTCAGCCAGATCGCGACCGCGGTCGGCGGCGACGACGACCGCCTGACGCAGATGGTCGACGCCACGCGGCAGACGCTGACCACGCTCGCCGCGGGGCAGGACGACCTCAGCCGGTCGTTGGCCGACCTGCCCGGTTTCGCGACCGAACTGACGGGCGCGATGGACGGCGTCACCGCCGTGTCCGCGCAGATCAACCCGACGCTGGACAACCTGAAGGCGGCGTCGGCCGATCTGCCGCCCGCGCTGACCCGGCTGAGTGGGACGGTCGACCAGCTCGGCCGGACCGTCGGCACCGCACGGCCGGTCGTCAACCAGGCCCGCCCGGTGGTGGCCGACCTGCGGCCGCTCGTGGACAACCTGCTGGGGGCCATGAACGCGCTGCGCCCGACCACCCTGCGCCTGGACGAGATGACCACCAAGGTCGTCGCGTCCCTCGACGGCGGCCTGCAGGGCTTCGTCTACAACACCAACTCGGTGTTCTCGGTCCGCGACAACGCCGGAACATTCCCCCGCGGGAACTTCGGCGTCCAGGTCGACACGC carries:
- a CDS encoding MlaD family protein, which gives rise to MNLRKTWQRVRTVPGLGRDVLAVTLVIALGVVSGGIILSHLNVDAPWSDRYEFAAEFDHAPAISPGNNQEVRIAGVRVGEITGASVTADGHARVAMAIDPGHPIYDNAQLVLRPKNPLNEMYVEINPGGPPGRPLAAGGTIPRSQTHRPIQPDEVFGNLDARSRTALTTLLSESDIALANAPQSLPGGLRATDDTLVKLRPVVESLRTRQDTIRQLVTAFSQIATAVGGDDDRLTQMVDATRQTLTTLAAGQDDLSRSLADLPGFATELTGAMDGVTAVSAQINPTLDNLKAASADLPPALTRLSGTVDQLGRTVGTARPVVNQARPVVADLRPLVDNLLGAMNALRPTTLRLDEMTTKVVASLDGGLQGFVYNTNSVFSVRDNAGTFPRGNFGVQVDTLGTGYVPDQVPDWAKDRPQRQGGTR